From Thermoleophilum album:
CCGTGACGAGCAGCGCGTCGAGCTGCTTGTCGCGCAGCGCCGCTATTAGCCGCTCGACACGGCGTGCGAAGCGCTCGTTCGCGTCCACCGTGGTCGCGCCCACCGCCGTGCTCACCGCCCGAGCCTGAGCTCGCGGGCGATGATCTCGAGCGCCTCGCGGTAGCCCTCGACACCCTTGCCCTGGACGGTGGCGATACAGAGATCGCGGATCACGGACCGCCGCCGCCACTCCTCGCGCTCGTCGATCGCCGAGAGGTGCACCTCGACCGCCGGTATCCCTGCGACCTCGAGCGCGTCACGGATCGCGTACGAGTAGTGCGTCCAAGCGCCGGGGTTGAGGATCAGCGCGTCCGCGTTGTCGGCCACGCGGTGGAGCTGTTCGCAGAACTCGCCCTCGTGGTTGGTCTGGGAGAAAATCGTCTCGAACCCCAGGTCGCGTGCGTAGAGCTTGATGCGCACCTCGAGGTCGGTCAGCGTCATACCGCCGTAGTGCTCGGGCGATCGACGCTCGAGGACGTCGAAGTTGACACCGTGCATAACCGCGACTCGCGCACGCGATGGCGTCACGGCCGGTACACCTCCTTGATCGCAGCGAGCATCTCGTCGTCGGACAGCTCGTGCCCGGGCGTGACACGCCCGGGCTCCTCGACGAGCACGAACGGCACTCGCCCTTGCCGCCGTTTCTTGTCGCGTCGAACTAGCTCGAGCACCTGCTCGGGAGCGGCGCCGCTGTAGGTGGTCGGCAGGCCCCGTGCCGCCAAGAGGTCGGCGACCTCGCGCCGCAGGTGATCGCGTCCCGACAGACGCAGCGCGCACAAAAGGCCCACCGCCACCGCCTCGCCGTGACGGTAGCGGCGATACCCGGTCGCGGCCTCGATCGCGTGACCGACCGTGTGCCCCAGGTTCAAAACCTGTCGGCGGCCGGCGTCGCGCTCGTCGGCGGCTACGACCGCGAGCTTGGTGCGCAGGCAGCCGAGGATCACCTCGTCGTCGCTCGGATCGGCGCCGCTGCGCACGCGCGCCCACAGCCGCCCGCCGGCGATCAAAGCTGTTTTCACGACCTCGGCGTAACCGGCCGCGAGCTCTGGTGCAGGTAGCGTCGCGAGCAGATCGGGATCGCAGATCACGGCGGCTGGCAGGTGATAGGCACCGACGTAGTTCTTCCCTTCGGGGAGATCGACACCTGTCTTTCCGCCGTAAGCCGAGTCGACCTGGGCGACGAGCGTGGAGGGGATCCCAACCCAGCGCGTCCCGCGCTGGTACACGGCGGCGCAGAAACCGGCGAGGTCGCCGACCACTCCCCCACCGAAAGCGACGACGATGTCGCCACGCTCGCACCCGGTGCGAGCGAGCTCGCGCAGCACCTGCTCGGCCTGCGCCAGCGTTTTCGACTCTTCCCCGCCGCTCACGGCGACCGTGGCAGCGGCGGCGGGCGGCCGGTGGTGTTCCACTAGGGCGGTGTCGGCGACCAGGAAACGGCGTCCGTCGACGGGGTAGAAGAAGCCGCTTGCGACCAGTCCGCGCGCGAAGAACACGGGGTGGTACCCGGACGCCGCCTCGGCCCAGACCATGCGCGTGCCGCGCGGCGCCGCCGCCAACTTCTCGAGCGCGGTGAGCGCACGGCGCAGCGATTCCCGGCGGCAGTAGGCGGGAAAGATCGCGTCGGCGACGCTCTCGTAGAGGGGACGGCGCTCGCGCTCGAGTTGTTCGAAACGGTGGCGGTCGCGCGCCAGCGGCCGTGTGCCTCCCGAGGCCCGCCGCCACGCCTCGGCGGGGTCGACCTCGATGTAGACGACGGTGTGCCGGGCAAGCTCTTCGCGCACCCGCTCCGAGGTAACGGCCCCGCCGCCGAGCGCGATCACGCGCGCTGCGGGATCGGCAAGCGTGCGCAGCACGACGCGCTCCTCGACGGCGCGGAACGCCGCCTCGCCTTCGCGGTCGAAGAAGCTCGCGATCGACTCGCCGAGCTCTCGTTCGATCTCGCGGTCGGTGTCGACCCAGCGTTCGCCGAGCGCGGCGGCGACAGTGCGTGCGGCCGTCGTCTTGCCGGCACCCATGAAACCGACGAAGACGAAGGCGGAACGCTCTGCGGGTCTTGGCTGCGCGGAGCGCGCAGCGGTCGGCGCCACGGCGTGCGCGGGCCGCTCACCCCTAGCGACCACCGCTCAGCGCCTCCAGTCGATCCGCGTACGGTAGTGATAGAGCGCGGCTTTGACGTCGTCGACGTGGTCGCCGCCGAACTTCTCGAGGTAGGCACCGGCGAGGACGATCGCGAGCATCGCCTCGGCAACCACCGCCGCCGCGGGAACGGTGCACGAGTCGGTGCGTTCGCGCAGCGCTTGCGCCGGCTCTTTCGTCGCAACGTCGACCGAGCGCAGCGGTTTCGTGAGCGTCGGCAGCGGTTTCATCGCACCGCGCACGACGAGCGGCTCGCCGTTCGTCATGCCGCCTTCGAGTCCGCCCGCGCGGTTCGTCGGGCGCCAGTAGCCGCGCTCCTCGGACCAGAAGATCTCGTCGTGCGCCTGCGAGCCGACACGCCCGGCGACGTCGAAGGCGTCGCCGATCGCGACGCCCTTCATCGCCTGGATCGACATGATCGCCTGGGCGATCCGTCCGTCGAGCCGGCGGTCCCAGGAGACGTGCGAGCCGAGACCTGGAACGAGCCCGAAGGCGCGCACCTCGAAGACGCCGCCCAGCGACTCGTTCGCTTTGCGCGCGCGGTCGATCTCGGCGACCATCGCGGCGCTGGCGTCGGCGTCGAGGCAGCGCACTGGCGACTCGTCGACAGCATCGAAATCGGCGACCGCTAGGTCGTCTCGCTCCGGCGCCCGCACGGTGCCGATCTGCACCACGTGGCTGCGGATCTCGACACCGAGTTCGCGCAACAACACCTTGCACACAGCGCCGACGGCGACGCGGGCGGTGGTTTCGCGTGCGCTCGCGCGCTCGAGCACGTTGCGAACGTCGCTGTGACCGTACTTGAGCAGTCCTGGGAGGTCGGCGTGGCCGGGGCGCGGCAGGTGGACCTCTTCGATCTCCGCCTCGACCGGCCAAGGGTTCATGCGCTCTTCCCAATTGCGGTAGTCGAGGTTGTCGACGTGCAGGGCGAGCGGGCTGCCGAGCGTGCGGCCGTGGCGCAAACCAGCGCTCACGCGCACACGATCGCGCTCGATCTTCATCCGCCCCCCGCGCCCGTGCCCGAGCTGGCGGCGAGCCAGATCGCGATCTATCTCCTCGCGCGGCAACGCGAGGCCGGCGGGGATCCCCTCGAGGATCGCCGTCAGCCCGGGGCCGTGGGATTCACCAGCGGTGACGAAGCGGATCGTCATTGCGGGGAACCCTACCCCGGCTCGCGCGCCACAGGACTCCGAGAAAGGGGGGCGGGCCGGCAACCCGGACGGGCACCGGCCCGCTGGTCAAGGTGTGCTCGCCTCCTACTGGAGCGAGTACCAGTTGGGCGAGCCGTCGAACGGCGCCCACGGACTGTCGAATGGGACGAAGCGGTTGCAGGTCCGCGCTCCCGTCGACGGCAGGCAGGGGTTGAAGGGATTCACGCGACCGTAAGTGCTCGCGTGGTGCGTCGCTGGCGGGGCCGGCAAGCCCGACGCCGGCTTGCAGTCCGTGCCAGCGTCGCGATCGTCGAGCCCCGAGGCAGCGATCCGGCTTAGCTCCTGGATGTTCGGGATGTCGTCGCGGTCCTGGTCGTCGGCGCCGTCGCGCACACCGTCACCGTCACTGTCGGGGTTGAGGAAGTCAGTGCCCTGGTAGGCGAGGTAGTAGGACTTCTCCTGGGAGTAGCAGCCCTCCCAGTACCCCGGCTGCATCCGACCGCGAGCCTCGTCGTAGTTGGTGAGGCCGTCGGCGTCCTCGTCGCGCTCGGCGTCCGACAACCAGCCGTTCCCGTCGAGGTCGTAGAGCCGCAGTTCCGACGGCTCTTCGGTGCCGTTGTGGTTGACGTCGACGAGCCCGAAGGTGCCGTAGCCGGGGATAGCGACGTTCCGGTACCCGGCCGACGAGGCCCAGGACAGGAACTCCGACCACTTCAAGTAGCCGGCCGCCGCTAGCCCGGGCGTGCGCGGGTCGCGCGACGACAAGATCGAGTACTGCTCGCCGTCCGAGTAGGTGAGCGGGAACAGCGTCCGCGCGGCACCGTGCGCGACCGTGTAGTTCCAGGCGCGGTACTCCTCGGCCTGGGTGAGGCCATCGCCGTCGTAGTCGGTCGCTGCGTCGCTCGGGTCGAGCGGGTTCGGGTACGGGCGCTTGCCGGGATACGGCAGCGACGCGTTCGGCGACTGGTAGTCGTCGTTGTTGAGGTCGACCGCCGACTTGTACTCGTACCCGTCGCTGATGCCGTCGCGGTCGGTGTCGGCGACGCAGGGGTCGGTCTTGAGCTGCGCCTCGAGAGCGGCATCGAGCAGGTCGCCGTCGACGTCGCCCGAGCACACGGGCTGGGTGGTACCACCGCCGCTGCCGCCGCTGCCACCGCTGCCACCGCCCGCGCTAGCGAGTGGCGTGACGACTGGCGAGAGGCGTCGCGGCGTCCACTTCGAGAACTTGCGGCCCACTGCGACGCGCAAGGACAGGCGCGTTGCGCGCGGCTGGCCGCCGCTGACCTTGAGGATCTTCGCGACCGTGCGAGTCAACGTCACCACCAGCTTGCGCGAGCTGGCGCGCTTCGGCTTGACGAACGCGCTGCGTCCGCTCGCGCCGCGGAAGATCACCGTGTTGCGGCTCGCGCGGCTGCTGAAGTTGCGCCCCTTGATCGTGATCGTCGCACCGACCTTGGCGCGCATTGGCGAGACGCTCGTGACGACCGGCGTTGCACTCGCCGCCAGCGCCGGTGCGCCGAGCGCGGTGGCGCCGGCAAAGGCCACGAGAACGCCGAGAGCGATCCGTGCTCGCATTGGCATCACTCTCCTCGGTTGGCCGCGCGCTCGGCGCGGGTTTCGCTGGTTACGACCGTGACAAGATCGGTGAGGACGGGAAGCTCGAAACGGCGGAACATCTCGCCCGCACCCGCCTCCTCGCTTTCCGCATCGGCGCCGGCGCGCGCCGAGCGAGCGGTGGTCGACTGCTCGTCAGCTCGAGCGGACTTGGCGGACTTCGGCTCGATCTTCACGCGCCTGATCTGGTCGATCCGCAACAGGTACTCGTTGCCCTGGTCGTCGCGCAGCCGGTGCTCGTTACCAGGGCCGATGGTGAGGATCGCGCAGTCGTCCTTGGCCGGCTTGCAGCTGCCCTCGCCGGACGTCTTCTTGAGGCTCGCGTCGACCAGGAAGACAGCGTTGTCGCCGGCCCCTTCGACGCCCAGCAAGATCAGCTGCGGGCGGCTCTCGCTCGGCAGCATCGCGAGCTTGTCGAGACCGCGGTAGCGCCGTGTGTTGTCGACCTTACCGAAGGTGAGGTCGACGACGTAGCGGTAGCTCGCGGTGGTGCGCTGCACCTTGGTGGTGCCGCTGCCCCCGCCGCTCGCACCGCCACCGCTGCTCGCACCGGTGCCGCCGCTTGCACCCGTGCCGCCGCTGTCGCCAGCTCCGCCGGCGCTAGAACCGCCCGACGAGCTGCCGCCGAGGGTCGGCAGCGAGCCGCTGCCGCTGGCGCTGCTGCCGCTGTTGGTCTGGAAGTCGACGCCGCGCGGTGGCCGGAAAGGATCCCGTGCCCGGAAGGTGTCGAGCCGCGATCCGCGCGCGTCGTTCTCGGCCGGCTCGAGCGCGAGCTTCGCGAGCTCGCTCTGCGTGGGCGGCTGGACAGGCGCGACGCTCGTCGCCGTGCCCCCACCCCCGCCGCTGCCGAGCAGCAACACCGGCAGGGCGACGAGGAGCACCACCAACCCGAGCGCGACCGGAAGCAGCCGACGCTCGCGCAGCTCGTACCAGATATCGGTTAGTTGCTCCTTGATCGCTTCGCTCTTCATCGCTTCACCGGGCGGCCGTGGCGGCGGGCGTGGCGGTACCCGACGAGCTGCCCGTCGCCTGGTTTGACACGGTCGTCGACGGGGCCGGGCCCTGCGGCGTGGCGCCACCCGTCGCTCCCTGCGACTTGGGTGCGAGGTAGACGTTGGCCACGAGCTCGGCCCCCACCTGTGGGAACTTCTCTTCGTCGCTGGTGAAGCGCAGGGACTCGACGGTGAGCAGGCGCCCGCGCACCAGCAGGCGGTCACCCGCAACCCGCACGAAGCGCTTCAGACGGTGGAAGAAGTCGGCTAGGCGCAGAAAGTCGCCGTTGAAGGTGAGGGTGACTTGCACCGAGTCGAGCGCGCCCGAAGCGGTGGTGGCTGCGCCCTGGCCTTGCGCCCCACCGGCCGCCGCCCCGCCCCCGACGGGCAGCCCGCTGCCCGAGGACGTGGAGGTCTGCGTGTCGGAGGGGTTCACGCCCGACTGCTCGGCGGCCTGGTTGCGCTGGGCGCTCGCCTGGCTTGCGTTGTTGGCCGCTTCGGCGGCCTGCCCGGGCTGGCTCTGGGCCTGCTGGCCTCCGGCCGCAGCGGGAGGCTGCGAGCTGCCCGTGCCGGTCTGAGCGTTGCCGGAGGCGCCCGGATTGGCCGGATTCGCCGCCTGTGCGCTCTGGCGTTCGCCGACCTCGATCTTGGTGAACTTGACTCCCGTCCCCTTGGCAGCGGAGTCGAGCTGTACGAGCACGGTTTCCATGTCGAGATCGGCGGGGATCGCCTTACCGAGCTTCACGACGACGGCGTAGTCGCGTTCGAAGTTCGCGCGGTTCGCCTGCAGCTGCGCGAGCTGCTGGCGAGCGGCGTCGCGCGCCTGCTCCTGCTGCTGAAGCTCCTCGCCGGCCTTCGCTGCTTCATCCCGCTTCGGGGAGAGCAGCAGGAACCAGTAGGCGACGATCAGCAGAACGGGAAGGACGAAGGTGAGGATCTTGCGATCGCGGTCTGTGAGCGTCACGAGCCGCCTCCGAGCTTCGCGGGGACTTTGTTGCTGCCCTCGGGCGCTTCGTCAGCCGGGGGCGCCGGGGTGAAGGTCAAGCGGACCTCGAACTTGTAGAAGGAGCCACAGTTGCTCGGCGAGGGCCGCTCGCCGGCTTGGTCCTGGCCCGACGAGACGAGCTCGACGTCCTTGACCCGGTGCAGCTGGCGCAACCGCACCATCAGCCGTGCCACCTCGGTCTGCGAGCGCAAGCAACCAGCGAGACGCGCTTGCGGCTCGCTCGCCGTTTGTTGTGCGGCGGTCGGCTGAGCGGTCGCGCTGCTCTGCAGCCCCGACACCGAAGCTTCCGCTTCCTGCAGCCAGCCGCTGCGCGGCATAACCAGCGACACCTCGCGCAGGAATCGCTCCCAGTCGAAGCGTTGTGACGCCAGCTGGCGGACGGCCTGCTCGCGCGCTTGTTTCATCTGCGCGAACTGGCCGAACGCGCCGAGCTGCGCAGCTTGCGCTTGCAGCTGTTGCGCCTCGAGGCGCGCCTGCTCGGCCTTGTCGCGCCGTTCGCTCGCCTGCCGCGCGGTCAGGGCGTAGAGGCCGACCATCACCACGAGCACGGCCAGCGCGGCGACGACGATCTGGGCACGGCGACCGTCGCTTTTGCGCGCCCGCCGGCGCTTGTCGGGAAGCAGGTTTACTGGCCTCACGATTGACCTCCGAGAGCGAGCCCTGCGGCCACGGTGAAGCGCGTCGGGTCGTGCGCTGCCCGCCCCTCGGGATCGAGACCGGGCAGCGGATCGGCGATCGCCACCGGCAGTGCCAGATGAGCGGCGAGGTCGCCGACGAGTACCTCGTCGCGCGAACCGGGACCCGACAGCACCACCTCCTCCACCGGTGGCGAGCCCGGCTGCGCCATGTAGTAGTCGATCGACAAGCGGATCTCGTCGGCGAGACGATCGGCGCTGCCCTCGTCGTCCCAGTGCGTCGCGACAGTGCGCGTGAACAGGCACGCGGGTCCGCGCGCGATAGCGAGGTTGGTGATGCCGCCGAGATGGCAGTAGACGCGCGCCCCGCCGGTGCCCGGTTCGGTGCCGGCACCGTTGGCGCGGGTCAGTACACGCACGAGGGCGAAAGCGTCGAGGTCGAGCCCCAAGGGGCGCAGACCGGCCGCCTTGACGGCGGCGACGAGCTCCTCCACCATCGACCGTCGCGCCGCCACGACGATCACGCGCATGCGCTCGGCGCCGGTCTCGTCGGTGTTGGTGTCGATCGGCTGATAGTCGAGAACCGCTTCCTCGAGGGGCATCGCTATCGCCTCGGAAGCCTGGAAGCGGATCGCCGCCTCGAGCTCCTCCTCGTCATCGATCGGTGGCAGATCGACGAGGCGAACGACGATCTGCTGGTTGGCGACCCCGAGCCAAACGTCGCGACCGAGCTCGGCGGTGCGCGCGAACTCGCGCAATGCTGCGGCGAGACCCTCCTTGTCGCGAACCTCGCCGTCGACAACCAGACCTTGCGGGAGGTCGTGCGAGGCGGCCTTGACCACCCGTCCGCCAGCGAGTTCGCAAGCTGCCAGGTAGCGGCCGTCGATATCGAGACCGGTTGTTCCGCGTGACGACGGTCGGCGGAAAAGCGATGGAGACATTCGGCAGAGGAAGTCGTTTGCTGAGGGGAGGTACGAAGGGAGTCCTTCCACGTATCGGCAAACCGTCGGAGCGCTTGAATTTCTTCGACGGCTGGTCGATGTCGTGCAACGCGCCGTCCGCCGGCGCGACGTCGCGCGACCGCAGCTGCCGTTCGCGCCCGGTCTACGAGAGGAACCGGTCGACGTAGAGATCGACCAGCTCGGGGCCGGCGAGTATCCCGACCAGCGCGCCCAACGCGAGGAAGGGACCGAACGGGACTCCGCGCTTGCGCGCTCCGCGCCCCTCGCGGGCGATCAAGACGATCCCCACCACAGCGCCCACCAGGAAGGCGACGAACAGCGCCGGAATCACGCCCACGCCAAGGTACAGCCCGAGCACGCCGGCGAGCTTCACGTCCCCCATCCCCATGCCGGCTGGGTAGGCGAGCGCAACGACGAAGAGCGCCAAGAACGCACCCGCGGCGGCGGCGGCCAGTTCGACGAGCTCGGAGCGCGCGACGAGCGGCGCCGCGATCAGCGCGTAGGCAAGCGCCGCGAGCACGAGGCGGTTGGGAATGATCCGCCGCTCGAGGTCGATCACCGCCACGGCGATGAGAAGAGCGGATAGCGGCAGCCAGAGGGCGAGACGCGAGTCGGGCCAGCGCGCCGCCGTCACCGCCGCGAACACGAAGGCTGTAAGCCCCTCGACGGTCAGGTAGCGACGCGGGATCGCCGCGCTGCAGTGGCGACAGCGGCCACGCAGCAGAAGGAACGAAACGACGGGGATGTTGTCGTAAGCCGCGATCGGCTGGTGGCAGGCGGGGCAGCGGGAGCGCGGCCGAAGCAAAGATTCCCCACGTGGAAGTCGGTAGGCGACGACGTTGAGGAAGCTGCCGACGCAAGCGCCCACGACGAGCGCCACCGCGACCGCTACACCTGTCGGCAACTCCCCCACTTTCGCCTACCGGTTCGACAAAGAACGGGGCGGGCCTTCCGGCCCGCCCCGCAGCGAAGGACGTCGCTGTCGACCGACTACCACTGACCGTTGTTCGGGCATCCACCCTGGCCTGCCGTCTGGCAGGTACGCGTCACGGTCGACCCGTTCTTCGTGTACGTGAACGTGTTACCGGAGCGCGAACGGCCGACCAGCGTGTAGGAGTTCGCACCGCCGACGGTGATCTCCACCTGACCCTGGCCGTTCCCGATTGGGATGCCCGAGTTCTGCACGTCCTGGGACGTGTCGCAGCCGACGTAGGTCTCGCTGTTGGTGAAGCACGACTCCATGTGCGACACCAGGTTGCGGACCGCCGACTTGATCTCGGCGTCCTGACCCTTCTGCCGCTGCCCCAAGAACGCCGGCAGCGCGATCGCGGCCAGAATGCCGATGATCAGAATCACGACGAGCAGCTCGATCAGCGTGAAGCCTCGCTCGCTGCTCATCCGCTCGCGGAGCGTGCGCAACATGTTGCTTGCTACCTCCTCCATGAGGGGTCGTTTGGCCTGGGTCCCGAGCACCCCCGACCGCCTTCCGATCGCCCGGTTGCACGGACAGGGGACGAAGCCCGGGTGTCGTTGGGATCGGCGTCGCCCCCGCGCCGCTTTAGGCCACAAGGCACTTATTTGGCGCGATCCCAACGAGTGTTCGACCGCGTGGAAAAGCGAACGCCTGCTGCGGCGGTGCCCGTCAGCGCGCGTGCAGCGAGCGTGCAGCTTGCGACTGCGCTCAGGCGCCCGGATCCGGATCGCCGGGCGCGTCGCGCGTAATGGTCGCGCCCTCGCGTCCGCAGACCGGGCAGGTGTCGCCGGCCGCGAGCGTGCGCTCCGAGCAGTAGTAGCAATCCGTGACCTGCTCGAGCACACCGAGGAGCTCGCCGACGCGACACACGAGCAAGCGCTCCTCGTCGACCTCCACCCACACCCCCGCCGACGCCGGGAACACCACGTGATCGCCGGGCTTGACCGGCATCTTCACGCCGACGTGCGCCCACCAGTCGAGACCCGGCCCTACCGCGAGCACGATGCCGTGCTGTGGAGGCGGCTCGTCGGTACCGGGCGGGACGATAAGCCCGGACCGCCGGACACGGTCGGGCTCGAGCTCCTTGATCACCACACGGTCGAACAGCGGGCGCAGCTGGTGACGCATCGCCGCGAAGAGTAGGGCGCGCGCCGCGTGTCGCGCCGTCAGCGTGCCGCCGCGGCTTAGCTAGCCGCCGTCACGTGCTCCGAACGCTCGGCGCGGCGACGCTCGACGAGCTCCCGCAGCGCACCCCAGTCGACGTCACGGAAGTTGTGCATCGGGCAGTACTTCGGGCCGCACATGGAGCAGAACTCCGCGGTCTTGAAGTACTCGTCGGGGAGCGTCTCGTCGTGCATCGCCTGGGCACGCTCGGGATCGATCGCCAGCTCGAACTGGCGCCGCCAGTCGAAAGCGAAGCGCGCCTCGGAGATCGCCCTGTCCCAGCGGTAGGCGGCACGGTTGCCGCGCGCAAGATCGGCAGCGTGAGCGGCGATGCGGTAGGCGACGAGCCCCTGACGGACGTCTTCGGCGTTGGGCAGACCGAGGTGCTCTTTCGGCGTCACGTAACAAAGCAGCGAGGTGCCGTGCCAGCCGACGATCGCCGCGCCGATTGCCGAAGTGATGTGGTCGTAGCCGGGAGCCACGTCGGTGACGAGCGGCCCGAGGGTGTAGAAGGGCGCGCCGTCGCACACCTCTTGCTGGCGGCGAACGTTCTCTTCGAGCCGGTGCATCGGGATGTGTCCGGGGCCTTCGACCATCACCTGCACGTCGCGCTCGCGTGCTCGGCGTACCAGCTCGCCGAGCGTGTCGAGCTCGGCGTACTGCGCGGCGTCGCAGGCATCGGCAATCGCGCCCGGGCGCAGCCCGTCGCCGAGTGAGATCGTCACGTCGTGGCGGCGGCAGATCCGCAGTACCTCGTCGAAGTTCTCGTAGAGCGGGTTTTCGCGCCGGTGGTGGACCATCCAGCGCGCCAACAGCCCGCCGCCGCGCGAGACGATCCCGCACACTCGGTGCTGCACGAGCGGCAGGTGCTCGAGCAGAACGCCGGCGTGGATCGTCATGTAGTCGACGCCCTGTTCCGCCTGCTCCTCGATCACCTCGAGCAACAGCGCCGGAGTCAGATCTTCGATGCGCTTGACGCGCTCAACAGCCTCGTAGATCGGCACCGTGCCGATCGGCATCGTCGCTGCGTCGATGATCGCGCGCCGCGTCTCGACGATCTCCTTGCCCGTCGAGAGATCCATCACCGTGTCGGCGCCGAAGCGTGCGCAGAGCTCAAGCTTGGCGAGCTCCTCGTCGATCGACGAGGTGACCTGCGAGCGTCCGATGTTGGCGTTGATCTTGACCCGCGCGCGCAAGCCGATCGCGATCGGGTCGAGTCGCTCGTGGTTGACGTTCGCCGGCACGATCATGCGACCGGCTGCGACCTCGTCGCGGACGAGCTCCGGCGTGAGCCCCTCGCGCTCGGCGGCGCGCCGCATCTCGGGCGATACGACTCCTTGCTTGGCTAGCGCGAGCTGGGTACGGCAGTCGGCGTCGGCGGGAAAGAAACTGCGCTCGGCCATCTCGATCCTCCCTTCGCTGGCATTACCCAGGGCAGGTTCGGCGGGTCGGCGCTAGGAAGCGCCCTCTCAGCCCCTCGCACAGGAGCTCCCCGGTCGTTCTGCGGTATTCGCGGCCGAGCTTACTACCTGATCTGGTCGTAGACGCGGAACATCGGCATGTACATCGAGATGACGATGAAACCGACGATCGCACCGACCAGAACGATCATCACCGGCTCGAGGATCGAGGTCAGCGCCTTGACGGCCGCCTCGACCTGTTCCTCGTAGAAGTCGGCGACCTTGCCGAGCATCGTCTCGAGCGCACCGGTCTCTTCGCCGACGCTGATCATCTGCACGACCATCGCCGGGAAAACGTTCGGCGCCTTTGCCATCGGCGCCGAGATCGTTCCGCCGCGCGACACCGACTCGCGCACCTCGCGCATCGCCTTTTCGATCACCTTGTTACCAGCGGTGCGCCCGGTGATCTCGATCGCCTCGAGCATCGGAACACCGGCTGCCACCAAGCCTGCGAACGTGCGCGAGAACCGTGCGAGCGCCACCTTCTGGACGATGTCGCCGATCTTCATCGGGATCTTCAACTTGAAGGTGTCCCACTGCATACGGCCCCACTCGGTGCGCTTCCAGCGGCGGAAGAGCACGACGGCGCCAACGCCGACGGCGATCATCAGGTACCAGCGCCCGGTGATCAGGTGCGAGAGCCCGACGGTGAACTGCGTGA
This genomic window contains:
- the thiC gene encoding phosphomethylpyrimidine synthase ThiC — protein: MAERSFFPADADCRTQLALAKQGVVSPEMRRAAEREGLTPELVRDEVAAGRMIVPANVNHERLDPIAIGLRARVKINANIGRSQVTSSIDEELAKLELCARFGADTVMDLSTGKEIVETRRAIIDAATMPIGTVPIYEAVERVKRIEDLTPALLLEVIEEQAEQGVDYMTIHAGVLLEHLPLVQHRVCGIVSRGGGLLARWMVHHRRENPLYENFDEVLRICRRHDVTISLGDGLRPGAIADACDAAQYAELDTLGELVRRARERDVQVMVEGPGHIPMHRLEENVRRQQEVCDGAPFYTLGPLVTDVAPGYDHITSAIGAAIVGWHGTSLLCYVTPKEHLGLPNAEDVRQGLVAYRIAAHAADLARGNRAAYRWDRAISEARFAFDWRRQFELAIDPERAQAMHDETLPDEYFKTAEFCSMCGPKYCPMHNFRDVDWGALRELVERRRAERSEHVTAAS